From a region of the Gammaproteobacteria bacterium genome:
- the plsB gene encoding glycerol-3-phosphate 1-O-acyltransferase PlsB, with amino-acid sequence MTSPLFRWIQVLRWPLKLFVKSKLVPKDPCSELGIDRTKPIVYVLKNESASDLLALERVCQQLAIPAPTEKITINGNTIPRYFCIQGRKPLYVKQDDSEKFITRFSEFIGLIRADTEQDVQVVPVSLFWGRKPGRTDDSVTSAVLQRENASWLRKMMMIIFLGRDNFVRFSRPISMQTLLEKRGSDEQVAHKLSRLARFHFHRQAQTMLGPKLLYRASLERNLLQSAALQSVMKDYGEQKNKTKEEVEQEVRDFIDEIAADYSERVLRICDRVLTWLWNKLYKGVNITNAERVRQLAQNGDEIVFVPCHRSHMDYLLLSYVIYRQGMVPPHIAAGINLSFWPAGPILRRGGAFFMRRSFRGNKLYAAVFREYLHQLFSNGHSVKYFTEGGRSRTGRLLAPKTGMIAMTVQGLLRGIDRPITLVPVYLGYDHVMEVSTYHSELKGKSKEKESMGQVVKTLRKLKNFGQAYVNFGEPIQLNKLLDDKVENWRDDIDTLAVQKPSWLTPVVNDIANNVMVNINNSAAVTSITLSALVLLGVERRITSKDALEKQLELYLQLLRKAPFMPDVTIPDVNGQQLLSQAIGLEKFTLSSDQLGEMVSLDVSGAVTMTYYRNNILHLFALPSLIAAIFIYKGSKTRAQLAEIIEPLYPLFQAEFFLGFEHDARESYINSVLAALIDLGLIELVDQQYRLISETRSQLFIMAQHIQETLERYAIVLKILERKPKIERAALSQESHALAQRLSKIHGINAAEFFDKQVLTTFISGLKEQDYLNDQVPAKSLEELATLVSSLMRPTVLATIRASLN; translated from the coding sequence ATGACAAGCCCTCTTTTTCGTTGGATCCAAGTATTACGCTGGCCTCTAAAGCTCTTTGTAAAGAGCAAGTTAGTGCCTAAGGATCCGTGTTCTGAACTCGGTATCGATCGCACCAAGCCGATTGTCTATGTGCTTAAAAATGAGTCTGCGTCTGACTTGTTAGCCTTAGAGCGGGTTTGTCAGCAATTAGCAATTCCAGCGCCAACAGAAAAAATCACCATTAACGGTAATACCATTCCGCGTTATTTTTGTATTCAAGGCCGCAAGCCGCTGTATGTGAAGCAAGACGATTCTGAAAAATTCATTACTCGTTTTAGCGAATTTATTGGGTTAATCCGTGCCGATACTGAACAAGATGTGCAAGTGGTGCCAGTGTCGTTATTTTGGGGTCGCAAACCCGGCCGTACCGATGATTCAGTAACCTCGGCAGTATTGCAGCGTGAAAACGCCAGCTGGTTACGTAAAATGATGATGATCATTTTTCTGGGGCGTGACAACTTCGTTCGTTTTAGCCGACCTATTTCAATGCAAACGTTGCTTGAGAAACGTGGCAGCGATGAGCAAGTAGCACATAAATTATCTCGATTAGCGCGTTTTCATTTTCATCGTCAAGCTCAAACTATGCTTGGGCCTAAGTTGTTATACCGCGCTTCGCTAGAGCGTAACTTGTTGCAATCGGCGGCGTTGCAAAGCGTGATGAAAGACTATGGCGAACAAAAGAATAAAACCAAGGAAGAAGTCGAACAAGAAGTACGTGATTTTATCGATGAAATTGCGGCAGATTATTCAGAACGCGTACTGCGGATTTGTGACCGTGTATTAACTTGGTTGTGGAATAAGTTATACAAGGGCGTCAACATCACCAATGCTGAGCGGGTTCGTCAGCTTGCACAAAATGGCGATGAAATTGTGTTTGTGCCATGTCACCGCAGCCACATGGATTACTTGTTATTAAGCTATGTTATTTATCGTCAAGGCATGGTGCCACCGCATATTGCAGCCGGCATTAATTTAAGCTTTTGGCCTGCCGGTCCTATTTTACGTCGTGGCGGTGCATTCTTTATGCGTCGTAGTTTCCGCGGTAATAAACTTTATGCCGCGGTATTTAGAGAATACCTGCATCAGTTATTTAGCAATGGCCATTCTGTTAAATATTTCACCGAGGGCGGGCGCTCGCGTACGGGGCGTTTATTAGCGCCTAAAACGGGCATGATCGCGATGACAGTTCAGGGCTTGTTGCGCGGTATTGACCGTCCTATTACCTTGGTGCCTGTGTATCTTGGTTATGACCACGTGATGGAAGTGAGTACTTATCATAGTGAGTTAAAAGGCAAGTCGAAAGAGAAAGAGTCGATGGGGCAGGTGGTTAAAACCTTGCGCAAGCTGAAAAACTTTGGTCAAGCCTATGTTAACTTTGGCGAGCCAATTCAGTTAAATAAGCTGCTTGATGACAAGGTTGAGAATTGGCGCGACGACATTGATACGTTAGCGGTGCAAAAACCTAGCTGGCTAACCCCAGTGGTGAACGACATTGCTAATAATGTGATGGTTAATATCAATAACAGTGCGGCGGTGACCTCGATTACTTTATCTGCGCTAGTTTTGTTGGGCGTTGAGCGACGCATAACCTCTAAAGATGCGCTAGAAAAGCAGCTTGAACTGTATTTGCAATTGTTACGCAAAGCACCCTTTATGCCTGATGTAACGATACCCGACGTTAACGGTCAGCAGTTGTTGTCGCAAGCGATTGGCTTAGAGAAATTTACCCTAAGCTCAGATCAGCTTGGTGAGATGGTTAGTCTCGATGTTTCAGGTGCGGTAACCATGACCTATTACCGTAATAACATTTTGCACTTGTTTGCGCTACCGTCATTAATTGCGGCTATCTTTATTTATAAAGGCAGTAAAACTCGCGCCCAGTTAGCTGAGATTATTGAGCCACTTTATCCGCTGTTTCAGGCCGAGTTTTTCCTTGGTTTTGAGCATGACGCTCGTGAAAGTTATATCAACTCGGTCTTAGCAGCCTTAATTGATTTGGGCTTAATTGAGTTGGTTGATCAGCAATATCGCTTAATTAGCGAAACGCGCAGTCAGCTATTTATCATGGCGCAGCACATTCAAGAAACGTTAGAGCGTTATGCGATTGTACTTAAAATATTGGAACGTAAACCTAAAATTGAGCGAGCGGCGTTAAGTCAAGAAAGTCACGCCTTGGCCCAACGTTTATCGAAAATTCATGGCATTAATGCCGCCGAATTTTTTGATAAGCAGGTGTTAACAACCTTTATTTCGGGGCTTAAAGAGCAAGATTACTTAAATGATCAAGTGCCAGCTAAGTCATTAGAAGAGCTAGCGACTTTAGTGAGTTCGTTAATGCGACCTACGGTATTGGCGACCATTCGCGCAAGTTTAAATTAA
- a CDS encoding GFA family protein, giving the protein MNITPTYHGSCFCGSVLFTVTQEPALAAYCHCQSCRHWSGGPISAFTLWQPDSVLVTQGQSNIRHYNRTPGSTRKWCKCCGGHLFTEHPDMGLIDVPVAVLKDFPFEPVLHVNYQESVLRVIDGLPKMKDLPQEAGGSGALLTE; this is encoded by the coding sequence ATGAACATCACACCAACATATCACGGTAGCTGTTTTTGCGGCAGCGTTCTATTTACCGTTACCCAAGAACCAGCCCTTGCTGCTTACTGCCATTGCCAATCTTGTCGTCACTGGTCAGGCGGCCCCATTAGCGCCTTCACTTTATGGCAACCAGACTCGGTGCTAGTAACCCAAGGCCAAAGTAATATTCGTCATTACAATAGAACCCCTGGCAGCACGCGAAAATGGTGCAAGTGTTGTGGCGGACACCTTTTTACCGAGCATCCGGACATGGGCTTAATTGATGTGCCAGTGGCGGTGTTAAAAGATTTCCCCTTCGAGCCGGTATTACACGTTAACTATCAAGAGTCGGTCCTGCGGGTTATCGATGGCCTACCCAAAATGAAAGATTTACCGCAAGAGGCCGGAGGTTCGGGCGCCTTATTAACCGAATAA
- a CDS encoding LysR family transcriptional regulator produces the protein MAATKRGLTGQVSNIDLRMLRIFKAVVDCGGFSAAEVELNISRPAISIAISDLEKRLHLKLCQRGRTGFSLTDEGAQVYQSVMELLSALEAFTTQVNGINEQLKGELNIGITDSLVSFEHMKITNSLRALKDLGPDVIINIKMMPPNQIEIDVLDGRLHIGVVPELRPLPGLDYNPLYQERSLLYCSEDHPIFSLEHSQLTNAMISASDAVILSYQQTPEIKNQLQKLNNTASATDREGIAFLILTGRYIGYLPDHFAKRWVQTNSLRAIRPENFQILSTYSAITRKSARANMLLDTFVELLNNEKNKEHTNENFKL, from the coding sequence ATGGCAGCGACCAAAAGAGGCCTAACCGGCCAAGTTAGTAACATTGATCTGCGGATGTTACGAATTTTCAAAGCAGTGGTCGATTGTGGCGGTTTCTCTGCGGCAGAAGTTGAGTTAAATATTAGCCGCCCAGCAATTAGCATTGCAATTTCTGATCTTGAAAAAAGGCTTCATCTTAAACTGTGTCAGCGTGGCAGAACCGGGTTTTCATTAACCGATGAAGGAGCCCAGGTTTACCAATCGGTGATGGAATTACTAAGCGCTTTAGAAGCATTTACCACCCAAGTTAACGGCATAAATGAGCAACTAAAGGGTGAGTTAAACATCGGCATTACCGACAGTTTAGTTAGCTTTGAGCACATGAAAATAACCAATTCATTACGGGCACTAAAAGATCTTGGCCCTGACGTAATCATTAATATAAAAATGATGCCACCAAATCAAATTGAAATAGATGTGCTTGATGGTAGGTTACATATTGGAGTGGTTCCTGAACTAAGACCCTTGCCTGGCTTAGATTATAATCCGCTGTATCAAGAACGTTCGTTGTTATATTGCAGTGAAGATCATCCTATTTTTTCACTTGAGCATAGCCAGTTAACCAATGCGATGATTTCAGCATCCGATGCGGTAATCCTGTCTTATCAACAAACGCCCGAAATAAAAAATCAATTGCAAAAGCTCAATAACACGGCCAGCGCAACCGATAGAGAAGGCATTGCTTTTTTAATTCTCACCGGACGATATATTGGGTATTTACCGGATCATTTCGCCAAACGCTGGGTTCAAACCAATTCATTACGCGCAATAAGACCTGAAAACTTTCAAATTCTTAGCACCTACTCTGCTATCACAAGAAAAAGCGCCCGCGCCAACATGCTGCTCGATACCTTTGTTGAACTACTAAATAATGAAAAGAACAAAGAGCATACTAACGAAAATTTTAAGCTTTAA
- a CDS encoding aspartate aminotransferase family protein — MDNNKTNHGISQAQLDAHWMAFTGNRQFKKDPRIIVSAQGNYYTDADGRQIFDGLSGLWCCGAGHSRPEITEAVSQQIKQLDYAPAFQFGHPKAFQLAEKIVEFMPQGLNRVFYTGSGSEATETSLKMARAYWRKKGLSSKTKLIGRGLGYHGVNFGGISVGGIGANRATFGPAVEADHLRHTLLAENTFVKGQPQTGGDLASELLELVALHDASNIAAVIVEPMAGSAGVIPPPVGYLNRLREICDQHNILLIFDEVICAFGRMGAKTGAEAFGVTPDIINVAKQLTNGTIPMGAVIAKQEIYDTFMEHGGPEYMLEFPHGYTYSAHPVACAAALASLELLQTDKLIERVSDLSPYFEEAVHNLKGCKHVTDIRNYGLAAGFNIDPIAGEPGLRPYQIAMKMWQKGFYVRYGGATVQLGLPFTSEREEIDRLLSALGETFNEVG, encoded by the coding sequence ATGGATAATAACAAGACAAATCATGGCATAAGCCAAGCTCAGCTCGATGCTCACTGGATGGCCTTTACCGGTAACCGCCAGTTTAAAAAAGATCCGCGAATTATTGTGTCGGCTCAAGGAAATTATTATACCGACGCTGACGGTCGACAAATATTCGATGGCCTATCTGGCTTGTGGTGTTGTGGTGCCGGTCATAGTCGCCCCGAAATAACCGAAGCGGTCAGTCAGCAGATTAAGCAACTTGATTACGCACCAGCGTTTCAGTTTGGCCACCCGAAAGCATTTCAATTGGCTGAAAAAATTGTCGAGTTTATGCCGCAAGGATTAAACCGGGTCTTTTATACTGGCTCTGGCTCTGAGGCGACCGAAACGTCACTTAAAATGGCCCGTGCCTACTGGCGTAAAAAAGGCTTATCAAGCAAAACTAAGCTGATTGGTCGTGGTTTGGGTTATCACGGGGTTAACTTCGGTGGTATTTCAGTGGGCGGCATTGGTGCTAACCGCGCTACTTTTGGACCGGCGGTTGAGGCCGATCATTTACGCCATACCTTATTAGCGGAAAATACCTTTGTTAAAGGTCAGCCACAAACTGGCGGCGACTTAGCCAGTGAATTGCTTGAATTAGTGGCGCTGCACGATGCCTCAAACATAGCCGCAGTGATCGTTGAGCCGATGGCGGGTTCCGCTGGGGTTATTCCACCGCCCGTTGGTTATTTAAATCGACTGCGCGAGATTTGCGATCAACATAATATATTACTGATTTTCGACGAAGTTATTTGTGCTTTTGGCCGCATGGGTGCCAAAACTGGTGCTGAGGCTTTTGGCGTAACGCCAGATATTATCAATGTTGCCAAGCAGCTGACTAATGGCACCATTCCGATGGGCGCGGTGATCGCCAAGCAAGAAATTTACGATACCTTTATGGAGCACGGCGGACCAGAATACATGCTGGAATTTCCGCACGGTTATACTTATTCTGCACATCCGGTGGCCTGCGCCGCAGCTTTAGCCAGTTTAGAACTGTTGCAAACCGACAAACTTATTGAGCGAGTTAGTGATCTGAGCCCATATTTTGAAGAGGCGGTTCATAACCTTAAAGGCTGTAAACATGTCACAGATATTCGAAACTATGGCTTGGCCGCAGGCTTTAACATTGACCCAATCGCGGGCGAACCGGGCCTGCGCCCGTATCAAATCGCGATGAAAATGTGGCAAAAGGGTTTTTATGTGCGTTATGGCGGCGCGACCGTTCAGCTAGGGCTGCCGTTTACCAGTGAACGCGAAGAAATTGACCGCCTGTTAAGCGCGCTTGGGGAAACCTTTAACGAGGTTGGATAA
- a CDS encoding nitric-oxide reductase large subunit, whose protein sequence is MMKIKYTIWGLLIIMICSFSVLLSLGSDIYQEAPPLPQQVITTQGDVIFSYDDIDQGQQAWRSMGGHQLGSIWGHGSYVAPDWTADWIHREALAWLELASLDQFNQSFKDLTKPQQAGLEQALIGEIKPNNYQPASESIVISPRRAQAIAAVTQHYQSLFSADPATKQMRIDYAMKDNTLVSAERRENFSAFVFWTAWAAVTQRPDQDYTYTHNWPYDEQVGNDITSSLMVWSILSVCGLIFGIGALVFYHASIKAEHPPIAPTSDSLFNTEATASQKVAGLFFVTAIGLFLLQILLGAVTAHYAVEGQAFYGIEISQWIPYSLTRTWHTQLAVFWIATAWLGTGLYIAPALSGYEPKYQWQGALFLLFALVVIVLGSMAGEWFAIQQVIDLDISYWFGHQGQEYIDLGRFWQLFLMLGLVIWLVLVTRAIYPVLSKRDEQRPMVWMLYLSCIAIGGFYFAGLGMGKHTNLAIAEYWRWWVVHLWVEGFFETFAVSVTALFFVRLGLVSAKSATAAVLFSTLIFLTGGIIGTTHHLYFTGTTNSVIAWGAMFSALEVVPLAIIGFEAIETYRMRKMQPWVQKYHWAIMFFVATAFWNLIGAGVLGFLINTPIALYFIQGLNTTATHAHAAFMGVYGNLGIGLMLFCLAGITKRIGWQDRPLKWAFWSINIGLMAMLSMSLFPVGIIQFFASVEHGYWFARSSEVIQSDLVRSLVWNRTFGDIIFGIGGLLLGYFVLGLLFPRLGSKNKSKNSDTSTDGVTGLTNE, encoded by the coding sequence ATAATGAAAATAAAATATACAATTTGGGGGCTGTTGATCATTATGATTTGCTCCTTTAGCGTATTGCTGTCTTTGGGCAGTGATATTTATCAAGAAGCGCCACCATTGCCCCAGCAAGTAATAACGACGCAAGGCGACGTTATTTTTAGCTATGACGATATTGACCAAGGGCAACAAGCTTGGCGCTCAATGGGTGGTCATCAGCTCGGATCTATTTGGGGGCACGGTTCTTATGTTGCGCCCGACTGGACAGCTGATTGGATCCATCGTGAAGCGCTAGCTTGGTTGGAGCTGGCATCATTGGATCAATTCAATCAAAGCTTTAAAGACTTAACCAAGCCACAGCAAGCTGGCCTTGAACAAGCACTGATTGGCGAAATTAAACCCAATAATTATCAACCCGCTAGCGAAAGCATTGTGATTTCGCCACGTCGAGCGCAAGCTATTGCTGCGGTAACCCAGCACTATCAATCGTTATTTAGCGCTGATCCTGCAACAAAACAGATGCGTATAGATTATGCAATGAAAGACAATACCTTGGTCTCTGCTGAGCGCCGAGAAAACTTTAGTGCCTTTGTTTTTTGGACCGCGTGGGCGGCAGTAACTCAGCGTCCCGACCAAGATTATACTTACACTCATAATTGGCCTTACGACGAGCAAGTAGGTAATGATATTACCTCTTCATTAATGGTGTGGTCTATTTTAAGTGTCTGTGGCTTGATATTTGGCATTGGCGCTTTAGTTTTTTATCACGCGTCGATTAAGGCTGAACATCCACCCATCGCACCGACTAGTGACTCGCTATTTAATACCGAAGCGACAGCATCACAAAAGGTCGCAGGGTTATTTTTTGTCACTGCGATTGGGCTATTTCTGCTGCAAATATTACTCGGTGCGGTTACAGCGCATTACGCCGTTGAAGGGCAGGCTTTTTATGGGATTGAAATTTCACAATGGATCCCGTATTCACTGACTCGTACTTGGCATACTCAGCTGGCAGTTTTTTGGATTGCGACGGCTTGGCTTGGCACAGGTTTGTATATTGCACCGGCCTTGTCAGGTTATGAACCTAAATATCAGTGGCAAGGCGCGTTATTTTTATTATTTGCGCTAGTGGTTATTGTTTTGGGATCAATGGCTGGTGAATGGTTTGCCATACAACAGGTTATTGATCTAGATATCAGTTATTGGTTTGGTCACCAAGGTCAAGAATACATTGATTTAGGGCGTTTCTGGCAGCTATTCCTGATGTTAGGTTTGGTTATTTGGTTGGTATTAGTGACTCGTGCTATCTATCCGGTACTAAGTAAGCGCGACGAACAGCGCCCTATGGTCTGGATGTTATACCTGTCATGTATTGCAATTGGCGGCTTCTATTTTGCTGGCTTAGGCATGGGCAAACATACCAACTTAGCGATTGCTGAATATTGGCGCTGGTGGGTGGTACACCTATGGGTTGAAGGATTCTTTGAAACCTTTGCTGTGTCTGTAACTGCGTTATTTTTCGTTCGACTTGGGCTGGTTAGCGCTAAGTCTGCCACCGCGGCGGTACTGTTTTCAACGTTAATCTTTTTAACTGGCGGCATTATAGGTACTACTCATCACCTGTATTTCACGGGCACCACAAACTCAGTGATAGCGTGGGGCGCGATGTTCTCGGCACTAGAAGTTGTGCCATTAGCGATCATTGGTTTTGAAGCAATTGAAACTTATCGGATGCGCAAAATGCAGCCTTGGGTTCAAAAATACCACTGGGCGATTATGTTCTTTGTTGCGACCGCATTTTGGAATTTAATTGGCGCTGGCGTATTGGGCTTCTTAATTAATACCCCGATTGCGTTATATTTCATTCAAGGCTTAAATACAACTGCAACCCATGCTCATGCGGCCTTTATGGGCGTGTACGGCAACTTGGGTATTGGTTTGATGTTGTTCTGCTTGGCTGGGATTACTAAACGAATTGGTTGGCAAGACAGACCATTAAAATGGGCCTTCTGGAGTATTAATATCGGCCTAATGGCAATGTTGTCTATGTCGTTATTTCCGGTTGGTATTATTCAGTTTTTTGCCTCGGTTGAGCACGGTTACTGGTTTGCCCGTTCGTCTGAAGTCATTCAAAGTGATCTAGTGCGTAGCTTGGTCTGGAACCGAACTTTCGGCGATATCATCTTTGGTATTGGTGGTCTGCTACTTGGTTACTTTGTGTTAGGGCTGCTCTTTCCACGCCTAGGCAGTAAGAATAAAAGTAAAAACAGTGATACCTCGACTGATGGTGTTACAGGACTTACTAACGAGTAA
- a CDS encoding NADP-dependent oxidoreductase — protein sequence MHKNTAIKLIKRPTGGPITSDLFELVKHDVPTIQAGELLVKQQHFSLDPAMFGWMSPDLESYIPPVALGDVMRSFGIGEVIESNHPDFSVGDRVMGMMGWQQFYVGNGQGLNKVQAPLPNEAVLSIFALPGLTATQGLFNVGKPKKGETLIVTGAAGSVGSLVGQLAKAEGLTVIGVVGSDEKADWIVNELGFDAAINYKSADLDAQLAQHAPQGIDVFFENTGGEIQPLIFERMNAHGRVVVCGLIADYAKATPDAGPSWLNVIKKRITIEGFTMPDHLHQTPQLLEKLTPYVMAGQIKHRSHVLEGLESAIDGLNLFFTGANKGKLLVKL from the coding sequence ATGCATAAAAATACTGCGATAAAATTAATTAAACGCCCTACTGGCGGACCAATCACCAGCGATCTGTTCGAACTAGTTAAGCATGACGTGCCTACTATTCAAGCCGGTGAGTTGCTCGTAAAACAGCAACATTTCTCTTTAGATCCTGCAATGTTTGGCTGGATGAGTCCTGATCTGGAAAGTTATATTCCACCAGTTGCACTGGGCGATGTTATGCGCAGCTTTGGTATTGGTGAAGTGATTGAAAGTAATCACCCTGACTTTTCAGTCGGTGATCGCGTCATGGGCATGATGGGCTGGCAGCAATTTTATGTTGGTAATGGCCAAGGGCTAAATAAAGTTCAAGCACCACTGCCAAACGAAGCGGTATTATCTATTTTCGCCCTGCCAGGCTTAACAGCAACCCAAGGTCTGTTTAATGTTGGCAAACCTAAAAAAGGTGAAACACTCATCGTAACTGGCGCCGCTGGATCGGTCGGTTCTTTAGTTGGTCAACTGGCTAAAGCTGAAGGCTTAACCGTTATTGGTGTGGTTGGCAGTGATGAAAAAGCCGATTGGATTGTTAATGAGCTAGGTTTTGATGCGGCGATAAACTACAAATCAGCAGATCTCGATGCCCAACTTGCCCAGCATGCTCCACAAGGTATCGATGTGTTTTTTGAAAATACCGGTGGTGAAATTCAGCCCCTAATTTTCGAACGGATGAATGCACATGGCCGAGTGGTTGTCTGTGGTTTGATCGCAGATTACGCCAAGGCAACGCCAGACGCTGGCCCAAGTTGGTTAAACGTAATTAAAAAACGTATCACCATTGAAGGTTTCACTATGCCAGATCACCTCCATCAAACACCGCAACTGCTCGAAAAGCTAACGCCTTACGTAATGGCTGGCCAAATAAAGCATCGCTCGCATGTGTTAGAGGGGCTGGAGTCAGCAATCGATGGCTTAAACTTATTTTTCACCGGCGCCAACAAAGGCAAACTGCTCGTTAAGCTGTAA
- a CDS encoding carbon-nitrogen hydrolase family protein, translated as MNINVAISQKPPVLLDLQASTTQAIATINEVAAKGAQLVVFPEAFLPGYPTWIWRLRPGGDIALGNEIFKKLRHNSVDIANGDLDSICEAAAKNNIVVVMGMNEVDSQFSGTTLFNTVVVIDADGTILNRHRKIMPTNPERMIWGFGDGSGLKVVDTAVGRIGCLICWENYMPLARYSLFAQDIDIYVAPTWDSGDTWLASMKHIAREGGCWVLSTATAMQGKDIPDTFPQRDELFQADEWINPGDAVVVKPGGGVVAGPLHQEQGVLFTDIEVDAARDSRKGLDIAGHYNRPDIFHLEIDRRAMPPLSFLDDD; from the coding sequence ATGAACATCAACGTTGCAATATCACAAAAACCACCAGTATTACTCGACCTTCAAGCATCAACCACTCAAGCCATCGCGACAATTAACGAAGTCGCGGCGAAAGGAGCGCAACTGGTTGTCTTTCCTGAAGCATTTCTACCAGGTTATCCCACGTGGATATGGCGACTACGACCAGGCGGTGACATCGCCCTTGGCAATGAAATTTTCAAAAAGTTGAGACACAATTCGGTCGATATAGCGAACGGCGACCTTGACAGTATTTGTGAAGCAGCGGCTAAAAATAACATCGTCGTGGTCATGGGTATGAACGAGGTTGACTCGCAATTTAGTGGCACAACATTATTTAATACCGTGGTAGTAATCGACGCCGACGGCACCATTTTAAACCGCCATCGAAAAATAATGCCGACCAACCCGGAGCGAATGATTTGGGGCTTTGGCGATGGCAGTGGCCTCAAAGTAGTAGATACCGCTGTCGGGCGGATCGGCTGCCTTATCTGCTGGGAAAATTATATGCCTCTGGCTCGCTACAGTCTATTTGCGCAAGACATCGATATTTATGTCGCGCCCACTTGGGACAGCGGTGATACTTGGCTAGCGTCGATGAAGCACATAGCACGCGAAGGTGGTTGCTGGGTCTTAAGCACAGCCACAGCAATGCAAGGTAAAGACATTCCCGATACCTTTCCGCAACGTGATGAATTATTTCAAGCTGATGAATGGATAAATCCCGGCGACGCGGTGGTCGTTAAACCTGGCGGCGGGGTTGTCGCTGGCCCGCTCCATCAAGAGCAGGGGGTATTATTTACCGATATTGAGGTCGACGCAGCGCGGGATTCGCGCAAGGGGCTAGATATTGCAGGACATTATAATCGACCGGATATTTTCCATTTAGAAATCGACCGCCGCGCAATGCCGCCACTGAGCTTTCTTGATGATGATTAG
- a CDS encoding LysR family transcriptional regulator, with the protein MDQLKAIRYFVKVVETGSFTLAAKAFGVPASSLSRRVADLEQSLGATLLKRTTRTVNVTEVGTSYYKQVTEVLSLLRDSDETVRAYQTTPMGVLNISAMVGFGERILIPLLDQFNTLYPLITLNVSLSDELTTLGRDDVDIAIRGGYAPQERVIGIKLMENEFITVAAPSYIQAYGCPENPQALKLHQGLFFQTPAGPTPWLSDTQGQWQDVSAPSALTTNNGKWLVDRAVAGKGILVLPRWVLQSYLDSGQLIELPISGAIKITQNPDLAVYLLYQKQRYQVPKVKAAVDFLVANIKGNY; encoded by the coding sequence ATGGATCAGTTAAAAGCGATTAGGTATTTCGTGAAAGTAGTAGAAACTGGCAGTTTTACGCTGGCGGCGAAAGCGTTTGGGGTACCAGCTTCATCGCTATCGCGGCGAGTTGCCGATCTTGAGCAAAGTTTGGGTGCAACCTTGTTAAAGCGCACTACTCGAACCGTTAATGTCACCGAGGTGGGCACCAGTTACTATAAGCAAGTGACTGAAGTACTTTCGTTATTAAGAGACAGCGATGAAACCGTGCGTGCTTATCAAACGACCCCAATGGGCGTGCTTAATATCAGTGCAATGGTTGGCTTTGGCGAGCGGATCCTCATTCCTTTATTGGATCAATTTAATACCTTATACCCGCTGATCACCCTTAACGTTAGCTTGAGCGATGAGCTAACTACATTAGGGCGCGATGACGTTGATATTGCTATTCGAGGTGGATATGCGCCACAGGAACGAGTCATCGGAATTAAGCTAATGGAAAATGAGTTTATTACCGTTGCCGCGCCAAGTTATATTCAAGCGTATGGTTGCCCTGAAAATCCTCAAGCGTTAAAGCTACACCAAGGCTTATTTTTTCAAACACCAGCTGGGCCAACGCCATGGCTTAGTGATACTCAAGGGCAGTGGCAAGATGTTTCAGCGCCGAGTGCTCTAACCACCAATAATGGTAAATGGTTGGTTGATCGAGCCGTTGCAGGTAAGGGAATATTAGTCTTGCCAAGGTGGGTATTACAATCTTATCTTGATAGTGGGCAGTTGATAGAATTACCGATAAGTGGCGCGATAAAAATCACTCAAAACCCTGATTTGGCGGTCTATTTACTTTACCAAAAACAGCGCTATCAAGTGCCAAAAGTCAAAGCGGCAGTCGATTTTTTGGTGGCCAATATTAAAGGCAATTATTAG